One window from the genome of Alkalihalobacillus sp. LMS6 encodes:
- the rarD gene encoding EamA family transporter RarD, with amino-acid sequence MQNEQNFRTGVTTTLISYLIWGLLPLYWALLSFIPALDVLMYRILFAFLFMIALLIFAKKKTLYIREIKTVFSQSKQLIPMIFAAVFISINWFLFIFAVSSNMVLEASLAYYINPLLNVVLATIIIKEKLSTAEKFAVSAAGIGVLTLILFNGTIPWAAFGMALSFCFYGFIKRSVSISATAGLFIETLLVTPIALLYLFLFTSYAFSEFTPSTLLLLAGAGIFTAVPLMLFSYGAKHIPFSLVGFLQYIAPTSMLFLGIFVFEEPFSYVQFLAFFFIWIGLITFTSSKFSQRKKSKHARLHER; translated from the coding sequence ATGCAAAATGAGCAAAATTTTCGTACCGGTGTTACAACAACGCTTATATCCTATTTAATTTGGGGCTTGCTTCCACTCTATTGGGCATTGCTCTCATTTATTCCCGCTTTAGATGTATTAATGTATCGAATATTATTCGCTTTCCTTTTTATGATCGCACTCCTCATTTTCGCTAAAAAGAAAACCTTATACATACGCGAGATTAAAACGGTCTTTAGTCAGTCGAAACAGCTGATTCCAATGATTTTCGCAGCAGTGTTTATTAGTATAAACTGGTTTTTATTTATTTTTGCTGTCAGCAGCAATATGGTACTAGAAGCGAGTCTTGCTTATTATATTAACCCTCTTCTTAATGTCGTATTGGCAACCATAATTATTAAAGAAAAGCTAAGCACTGCTGAAAAATTTGCTGTATCCGCCGCAGGTATTGGCGTGCTTACCTTAATTCTCTTTAACGGCACCATTCCTTGGGCAGCTTTTGGGATGGCGTTAAGCTTTTGTTTTTACGGCTTTATAAAGCGTTCCGTTTCCATATCTGCTACTGCAGGTCTTTTTATTGAAACATTATTAGTTACACCGATTGCACTTCTATATTTATTTCTGTTTACGTCTTATGCTTTCAGTGAATTTACACCTTCAACACTGCTTTTACTTGCAGGTGCAGGCATTTTCACAGCGGTGCCTTTGATGTTATTTTCCTATGGCGCCAAACATATTCCGTTTTCCTTAGTTGGCTTTCTACAGTATATTGCGCCAACTTCTATGTTATTTCTCGGCATATTCGTGTTTGAAGAACCATTCTCATACGTCCAGTTTCTTGCATTTTTCTTTATTTGGATTGGACTTATTACATTTACCTCCTCAAAATTTTCACAACGTAAAAAATCGAAACATGCCCGATTACATGAACGATGA
- a CDS encoding lactonase family protein, translating to MTTYRGYIGTYSKGDSKGVYTFTLDTETKSLQQLDVAAELKDPTFVAVTNTNKLYAVMKEGSEGGIHAFDLDPKSGSLTPLNRNITSDGGPCHVAVRSDNLNALSANYHSGSIFSYQLKEDGSVGEILSSVTQEGSGPNKDRQEKAHAHFSGFTPDEQFAVAVDLGTDEVILYKNEKGQLERHFTLNVAPGAGPRHIAFHPHEAYAYIMTELSNEVIVCEYNASLGELTEVQTISTLPEGFVEESYGSAIHLSSDGKFVYVANRGHNSIASFAVNELSGELTLVEIISTEGNWPRDFQLDPSGSFLIASNQESGNMTMYERNQSSGHLTLIEKDIPVPYPVCVVFVQDSI from the coding sequence GTGACAACCTATCGTGGCTATATCGGTACGTATTCAAAAGGAGATAGCAAAGGCGTCTATACGTTTACTTTAGATACCGAAACGAAAAGCCTGCAACAGTTGGACGTAGCGGCAGAATTGAAAGATCCAACTTTTGTAGCGGTTACGAATACAAATAAACTTTATGCTGTAATGAAAGAGGGTTCAGAAGGTGGTATTCACGCGTTTGACCTCGATCCTAAAAGCGGATCGCTCACACCGTTAAACAGAAACATTACGTCAGATGGCGGCCCTTGTCATGTTGCAGTTCGTTCAGACAACTTGAACGCCTTGTCCGCAAACTACCATAGTGGTTCCATTTTCTCTTATCAACTAAAAGAAGATGGGTCAGTAGGCGAGATTCTTTCCAGCGTAACCCAGGAGGGAAGCGGGCCAAATAAAGATCGTCAAGAAAAAGCACACGCTCACTTTTCAGGATTCACGCCAGACGAACAGTTTGCTGTGGCTGTTGATTTAGGAACAGACGAAGTGATTCTTTATAAAAACGAGAAAGGTCAGTTAGAGCGTCACTTCACATTAAACGTTGCGCCGGGAGCAGGCCCTAGACACATCGCTTTTCACCCTCACGAAGCGTATGCCTATATTATGACAGAGCTATCGAATGAAGTGATTGTGTGCGAATACAATGCGTCACTTGGTGAACTTACTGAAGTTCAAACGATTTCTACTCTTCCAGAAGGGTTTGTTGAGGAAAGCTATGGTAGCGCGATTCACCTTTCAAGTGACGGGAAATTCGTATACGTAGCCAATCGCGGTCATAACTCAATTGCAAGTTTTGCTGTGAACGAACTTTCTGGCGAGCTCACACTAGTTGAAATCATCAGTACGGAAGGAAACTGGCCTCGTGATTTTCAACTCGATCCGTCCGGTAGCTTTTTGATTGCATCTAACCAAGAATCTGGCAACATGACAATGTATGAACGTAATCAATCATCAGGGCATTTGACTTTAATTGAAAAAGACATCCCGGTCCCTTATCCCGTTTGTGTTGTTTTTGTACAAGATTCTATTTAA
- the ald gene encoding alanine dehydrogenase: MIIGVPKEIKSYENRVAITPAGVMTLTVSGHSVIVESGAGDGSGFTDEEYQQAGARMEAKAVDVWKNADMIMKVKEPLEPEFAYFREGLILFTYLHLAAERSLTEALITKKVTAVAYETVEQWGTLPLLTPMSEVAGRMATQMGARFLEKTNGGKGILLSGVPGVKRAKVAIVGGGVVGTNAAKMAIGLGAQVTLLDVSAERLRQLDDQFGNDIQTMMSNPLNIAVAVEEADLVIGAVLIPGAKAPKLVTEEMIKAMKEGSVVVDVAVDQGGIIETADQVTTHDQPTYVKHGIIHYAVANMPGAVPRTSTIALTNVTIPYAKQIADQGIKQALSRNPALAKGLNTAAGFVTYEAVARDLAFDYKPTEESLLLI; encoded by the coding sequence ATGATAATTGGTGTTCCGAAAGAGATAAAAAGCTACGAAAATCGTGTCGCGATTACACCTGCTGGGGTCATGACGTTAACGGTAAGCGGGCATTCTGTCATTGTTGAATCTGGTGCAGGAGACGGCAGTGGGTTTACAGATGAAGAATATCAGCAAGCTGGTGCACGAATGGAAGCGAAAGCAGTTGATGTATGGAAGAATGCGGATATGATTATGAAAGTGAAGGAGCCGTTAGAGCCTGAATTTGCTTATTTTCGTGAAGGATTAATCTTATTTACGTATTTACATTTAGCCGCAGAGCGTTCTTTGACGGAAGCGCTCATTACTAAAAAAGTCACAGCTGTTGCTTATGAAACGGTGGAACAGTGGGGGACTCTCCCTCTTTTAACACCAATGAGTGAAGTTGCGGGGAGAATGGCTACACAGATGGGCGCTCGCTTTTTAGAAAAAACAAATGGAGGAAAAGGGATTCTTTTATCTGGTGTACCCGGAGTGAAAAGAGCAAAAGTAGCGATTGTCGGTGGTGGAGTCGTAGGGACGAACGCAGCAAAAATGGCGATCGGTTTAGGGGCACAAGTTACACTACTTGATGTAAGCGCAGAGCGATTGCGTCAGCTTGATGATCAGTTCGGCAACGATATTCAGACGATGATGTCGAATCCACTTAATATTGCTGTTGCTGTAGAAGAAGCAGACCTCGTCATTGGGGCTGTTCTCATACCAGGAGCGAAAGCGCCAAAACTTGTTACGGAAGAAATGATCAAAGCGATGAAAGAAGGAAGCGTAGTGGTTGATGTAGCAGTTGATCAGGGAGGAATTATTGAGACAGCTGACCAAGTGACAACACACGATCAACCGACCTATGTAAAACATGGCATTATTCATTATGCTGTAGCAAATATGCCAGGTGCGGTTCCTCGAACGTCAACGATTGCTTTAACAAATGTAACCATTCCGTACGCGAAGCAGATTGCAGATCAAGGAATTAAGCAGGCGCTAAGTAGAAATCCTGCTTTAGCAAAAGGATTAAATACAGCTGCTGGCTTTGTAACGTACGAAGCGGTCGCTCGAGATTTAGCGTTTGACTACAAACCTACCGAAGAAAGCTTACTGCTCATATAA
- a CDS encoding CdaR family transcriptional regulator, with protein sequence MSDAYKQFLNQTHSHLDSFAESLGKLLACPITIENKHHHLLAYSEHGEGTDSARVSTIIGRKVPDKLIHRFWKDGIMTALNQSPEPLVIAGIEEFGLGRRVALSIRDGANGVIGYIWVSETIRSLTVFEQQWLKKVAVKASGYFSIYDREHLKPTKEEKLWKIITNTYTTTDLPASWLSADTEKCILMVDLQNFAENLIKVEQLIQSFSSIYMFDGRYFIAIFVHSTVAEPVGKVHQSLHNEIPVACGNPFTQFESMAKSYEQAKMMLALKKRFKDELSKELFYFQAGAMRYIVPYEEKAYVMSKHPALRVLEKYDEQNQTYLLKTLDEFLKKDGHLAMTAKALHIHSNSLQYRMKRISELTNLDLKKPNERIGLYLDLRNQGE encoded by the coding sequence ATGTCCGATGCATATAAACAATTTCTAAATCAGACCCATAGCCATTTAGATTCGTTCGCAGAAAGTTTAGGAAAACTCCTCGCTTGCCCCATTACGATTGAAAACAAACATCACCATCTATTGGCATATTCGGAACACGGTGAAGGAACGGATTCCGCTCGAGTCTCGACCATTATTGGCAGAAAAGTTCCTGATAAACTGATTCATCGTTTTTGGAAAGATGGAATTATGACAGCATTAAATCAATCACCAGAACCACTCGTTATTGCCGGAATTGAAGAATTTGGACTTGGACGGCGTGTCGCCTTATCGATCCGGGATGGGGCGAATGGTGTGATTGGCTATATATGGGTTTCAGAAACGATTCGTTCATTAACGGTATTTGAGCAACAATGGTTAAAAAAAGTTGCTGTTAAAGCAAGTGGTTATTTTTCTATATACGACCGCGAGCATTTAAAGCCGACTAAAGAAGAGAAGCTGTGGAAAATCATTACGAATACCTATACGACAACGGATTTGCCAGCATCATGGTTAAGTGCAGATACAGAGAAATGCATTCTTATGGTTGATTTGCAGAATTTTGCAGAAAATCTAATAAAAGTAGAACAATTGATTCAGTCTTTCAGTTCGATATATATGTTCGATGGGCGTTATTTCATTGCTATTTTTGTTCATTCAACTGTGGCGGAACCAGTTGGGAAGGTACATCAATCTTTACATAACGAGATTCCAGTTGCATGTGGGAACCCATTTACGCAATTCGAAAGCATGGCAAAATCGTATGAACAGGCAAAAATGATGCTCGCACTAAAAAAACGTTTCAAAGATGAATTAAGTAAAGAGCTATTTTATTTTCAAGCAGGAGCAATGCGGTATATTGTCCCTTACGAGGAAAAAGCGTACGTCATGAGCAAGCATCCTGCTTTGCGCGTATTGGAGAAGTATGATGAACAAAATCAAACCTACTTACTAAAAACGTTAGACGAATTTTTGAAGAAAGATGGGCATCTTGCCATGACGGCAAAAGCACTTCATATTCATTCAAATTCTTTACAGTATCGGATGAAGCGGATTTCTGAATTAACGAATCTTGATTTAAAAAAGCCAAATGAGCGCATTGGGTTATATTTAGACTTGCGAAATCAAGGAGAGTAA
- a CDS encoding deoxyribodipyrimidine photo-lyase: protein MAVHIVWFRRDLRLSDHQALAKAIENADQAGDTILGVFHIHPALTDSFTVRHDYFYETLKAFVDHTNRIKFQVVFLYGELEESFDQLLSSIDNVKGIYFNKDETGFGKTRDDAFESWAEQASIQTYSFIDHHLHGAYELLKGDGEHYKVFTPYYKKWRQLGKPEACSIDEDVLTKRSATQSSVHEAGDEAYKRIMQQKTGKWKDEAGEKAAHDYLATFLDDRIEAYEKDRDFPEYDGTSQLSKFLRTGALSIRTVFHAVQEKRDQMHNDAGAETFIQELAWRDFYNMIYAHYPSSHDKEIKEQYQGIEWRTDEEQLQAWKEGKTGYPLVDAAMRQLNTTGWMHNRLRMVVASFLTKHLLIDWRLGEHYFAERLIDYDPASNIGGWQWAASTGTDAVPYFRVFNPYRQAERFDPHGRFIRSYVEELRDVPTASIHKPYEMDKDKQKEYGSDGYPAPIVDHQRARQRALEAFGGS, encoded by the coding sequence ATGGCTGTTCACATTGTGTGGTTTCGAAGAGATTTACGCTTGAGCGATCATCAAGCGCTGGCAAAGGCAATTGAAAATGCGGATCAAGCGGGTGATACGATTTTAGGAGTCTTTCATATTCATCCAGCACTCACGGATTCGTTCACCGTTCGGCATGATTACTTTTATGAAACATTAAAAGCGTTTGTCGACCACACGAACCGCATCAAGTTCCAGGTCGTGTTTTTATATGGTGAGCTAGAGGAGAGTTTTGATCAACTTCTTTCTTCTATAGATAACGTAAAGGGCATTTATTTTAATAAAGACGAAACAGGTTTTGGCAAAACCCGTGATGACGCATTTGAATCATGGGCTGAGCAAGCGAGCATTCAGACATATTCCTTCATTGATCATCACTTACATGGGGCGTATGAGCTGTTAAAGGGCGATGGCGAGCATTATAAAGTATTTACACCATATTATAAGAAATGGCGCCAATTAGGTAAACCTGAAGCATGTTCCATTGATGAAGACGTATTAACGAAGCGAAGTGCCACACAAAGTAGCGTTCACGAAGCGGGTGATGAAGCGTATAAACGAATCATGCAGCAGAAAACAGGAAAATGGAAAGACGAGGCTGGTGAAAAAGCAGCCCATGATTATTTGGCGACCTTTTTAGACGACCGTATAGAAGCCTATGAAAAAGACAGAGATTTTCCTGAGTACGATGGGACAAGCCAGTTGTCGAAATTTTTAAGGACGGGCGCACTTTCTATACGAACAGTTTTTCATGCCGTGCAGGAAAAAAGAGACCAGATGCATAACGATGCAGGCGCGGAGACCTTTATCCAGGAGTTAGCGTGGCGTGATTTTTACAATATGATCTATGCCCACTACCCTAGTAGTCACGATAAAGAAATTAAAGAGCAGTACCAAGGCATTGAATGGCGAACGGATGAAGAACAGTTGCAGGCATGGAAAGAAGGAAAAACAGGCTACCCACTAGTAGATGCCGCTATGCGTCAACTTAATACAACGGGGTGGATGCACAATCGTTTGAGAATGGTCGTGGCATCGTTTTTAACGAAGCATTTGCTAATCGATTGGCGCTTAGGCGAACACTATTTTGCGGAGCGGCTTATTGACTATGATCCAGCATCGAACATTGGTGGCTGGCAATGGGCGGCTTCAACTGGAACGGATGCGGTTCCGTATTTTCGGGTTTTTAACCCATATCGTCAGGCAGAGCGGTTCGACCCTCATGGTCGTTTTATTCGCTCGTACGTTGAAGAGTTGAGGGATGTACCAACGGCATCGATTCATAAACCTTATGAAATGGATAAGGATAAGCAAAAAGAGTACGGCTCTGATGGCTATCCTGCACCTATTGTCGATCACCAGCGTGCACGTCAACGAGCATTAGAAGCGTTCGGCGGGTCATAA
- a CDS encoding sulfurtransferase, whose amino-acid sequence MIISVDTLKKWLDEKKEFVLVDARHDLKDEQKGRRQYEESHIPNAIFVDMANDLADRSLKQGGRYPMPRPEQIAEMAGKKGINENSVVVIYDEGSGGMAAGRAWWMLTYIGNESVYLLDGGLQQWKKRGYETTATQQNPKPKTFHPQLNRNMLVTHEDVHQRHPRTSLLDARSYDRFLGENEELDAKAGHIPGATSFFWKHVLQENGLWKDQQKLAEMFESIGSKEDEVIVYCGSGISACPLFAGLKQAGFKDVKLYPGSWSDWITHDYPTEKGE is encoded by the coding sequence ATGATTATATCTGTTGATACCCTTAAAAAGTGGTTAGATGAAAAGAAAGAGTTCGTTTTAGTAGATGCACGGCATGATTTAAAAGATGAACAAAAAGGGAGACGTCAATATGAAGAAAGCCATATTCCGAACGCAATTTTTGTTGATATGGCTAATGACCTTGCAGACCGCTCTTTAAAGCAAGGCGGACGTTATCCGATGCCGCGCCCTGAACAAATTGCGGAAATGGCGGGAAAAAAAGGGATCAATGAAAACAGCGTCGTCGTGATTTATGATGAAGGAAGCGGGGGTATGGCTGCAGGCAGAGCATGGTGGATGCTTACGTACATCGGAAATGAATCCGTCTACCTTTTAGATGGAGGCTTGCAACAATGGAAAAAACGTGGCTATGAAACAACTGCCACCCAACAAAATCCGAAACCAAAGACATTTCATCCACAGTTAAATAGGAATATGCTCGTGACGCATGAAGACGTTCATCAGCGACATCCTCGCACATCGTTACTTGATGCACGGTCGTATGATCGATTTCTTGGTGAAAACGAAGAACTTGATGCAAAGGCAGGCCATATTCCTGGTGCCACGAGTTTCTTCTGGAAACATGTGTTGCAAGAGAATGGACTGTGGAAAGATCAACAGAAACTAGCAGAAATGTTTGAATCAATAGGTTCCAAGGAAGATGAAGTCATTGTCTATTGCGGCTCTGGGATTTCGGCATGCCCTCTTTTTGCAGGGTTAAAGCAGGCTGGTTTTAAAGATGTAAAATTGTATCCAGGTTCTTGGAGTGATTGGATCACCCATGATTATCCGACAGAAAAAGGGGAATAG
- a CDS encoding ABC transporter substrate-binding protein, whose product MNWFNKWSLGAVAFSTMALAACGDGEQDNTGSEPADENGEATEETISYEAMNGMQEVPANPERVVLLADVYFGYLQELGIDVAATTDYVFESPFLEEYTDGIENLGDASSVSIEQIVELDPDLIIAYGSSEILDQLESVATTVAVDYASLGYKEQLMEFGEMFGREDAAQSWIDSWDEQVEALKPDVQEAVGEDTISILQPTDSDVYLYGSGWGRGGEIMYEEFELNMPDAAVESVGTDGFNNLSLEAVPEHAGDYILTAPWTVNLDGNFLYESSIWEGLDAVENERVFEMDPIGYYFNDPISVEQHLDEISTFLLNN is encoded by the coding sequence ATGAATTGGTTTAATAAATGGTCGCTTGGTGCGGTCGCGTTTAGTACGATGGCGTTAGCAGCTTGTGGCGATGGGGAACAGGATAATACTGGATCAGAACCAGCAGATGAAAATGGAGAAGCAACAGAAGAAACCATTTCATATGAGGCGATGAACGGTATGCAGGAAGTTCCTGCTAATCCTGAACGTGTTGTGTTATTAGCAGATGTCTATTTCGGTTACTTACAAGAATTAGGAATTGATGTAGCGGCGACGACTGACTATGTGTTTGAAAGTCCTTTTCTAGAAGAGTACACAGACGGTATTGAAAATCTAGGTGACGCAAGCTCTGTGTCTATTGAGCAAATCGTTGAACTTGATCCAGATTTAATTATTGCTTATGGCTCTTCTGAAATCCTTGATCAATTAGAAAGTGTTGCGACAACTGTAGCGGTTGATTATGCTTCATTAGGATATAAAGAGCAATTAATGGAATTTGGTGAAATGTTCGGAAGAGAAGATGCAGCACAAAGCTGGATCGATAGTTGGGATGAGCAAGTGGAAGCGTTAAAACCAGATGTACAAGAAGCAGTGGGTGAAGACACGATTTCAATCCTACAGCCAACTGATAGCGATGTTTACTTATATGGAAGCGGCTGGGGTCGTGGTGGCGAGATTATGTACGAGGAATTCGAACTAAATATGCCAGATGCAGCGGTTGAATCCGTTGGAACAGATGGCTTTAACAACCTATCATTAGAAGCGGTTCCAGAGCATGCTGGAGATTATATATTAACAGCACCTTGGACTGTGAACCTAGATGGAAACTTCCTGTATGAAAGCTCAATCTGGGAAGGACTTGATGCGGTAGAAAATGAGCGAGTGTTTGAAATGGACCCGATTGGCTATTACTTTAACGATCCCATTTCAGTAGAACAACATCTTGATGAAATTTCTACTTTTTTACTAAACAACTAA
- a CDS encoding APC family permease — protein MGVVHLEKEHETKLKRTLTLVPLLVIGLAYMDPLVVFDTYGIVAQLTEGHVATAYLFTIAALLLTAYSYGRMVQAFPKAGSAYTYAQKSIHPNVGFAAGWTLLLDYLFLPMVNFAIGMVYLQAAFPQIPAFIWVVLLATAITTINILGIRLTANVTGLFVAFQILVAGIFVFFIVRGLHNGFGTGELLSMMPFYSTSLEMTTIFTGAAILCFSFLGFDAISTLSEETKNPKRTVPLAIILVVLIGGALFVGVSYLMQLVYPNYETFVSAEAASLEIAHYVGGAFLYSLFLAGTMVAVVSSSMSSHASASRLLFAMGRDQTLPKRFFGYLHPRFKTPVFNIVLIGALSLTAIFGELEIIYSFISFGALIGFTSVNASVIAHYFIRQKQRSLKGIILNLLIPLLGALFCLSLLYSIETNALIIGVSWMLLGLLYFILRRKKFASA, from the coding sequence ATGGGGGTGGTTCACTTGGAGAAAGAACATGAAACAAAATTGAAACGTACGCTTACGCTGGTACCGCTTTTAGTCATTGGCTTAGCCTATATGGACCCGTTAGTCGTTTTTGATACGTATGGCATTGTCGCACAATTAACAGAGGGACATGTCGCAACAGCATATTTATTTACCATCGCCGCCCTTCTCTTAACAGCCTATAGCTACGGCAGAATGGTTCAGGCTTTTCCTAAAGCGGGCTCAGCGTATACGTACGCACAAAAAAGCATTCATCCTAACGTCGGGTTTGCGGCGGGATGGACGCTCTTGCTCGATTATTTATTTCTACCTATGGTAAATTTCGCCATTGGCATGGTTTATTTACAAGCTGCTTTTCCACAGATTCCTGCATTTATTTGGGTTGTTCTTTTAGCTACAGCGATTACGACAATTAATATTCTTGGCATTCGTCTCACCGCAAACGTTACAGGGCTTTTTGTCGCGTTCCAAATTCTTGTTGCTGGCATATTCGTATTTTTTATTGTTCGTGGCCTACATAATGGGTTCGGGACTGGTGAACTTTTATCCATGATGCCGTTTTACAGTACTTCTTTGGAAATGACGACCATTTTTACTGGTGCAGCCATTCTCTGCTTTTCTTTTCTCGGGTTTGATGCGATTTCGACCCTTTCTGAAGAAACGAAAAACCCAAAAAGAACGGTGCCACTTGCGATTATTTTAGTTGTGTTGATCGGTGGTGCATTGTTTGTAGGTGTATCCTATCTCATGCAGCTTGTCTATCCAAACTATGAAACGTTTGTATCCGCTGAAGCCGCATCATTAGAAATTGCCCATTATGTTGGCGGCGCATTTCTTTACTCTTTATTCCTTGCCGGAACGATGGTAGCTGTTGTGTCATCGTCTATGTCTTCTCACGCAAGTGCCTCTCGACTCTTATTTGCAATGGGAAGAGACCAAACATTACCAAAGCGTTTTTTCGGTTATTTGCACCCGAGATTTAAAACACCTGTATTTAACATTGTTCTTATTGGAGCCTTATCGTTAACAGCCATCTTCGGTGAACTAGAAATCATCTATTCCTTTATAAGTTTTGGTGCTTTAATTGGCTTCACGAGCGTGAATGCTTCCGTTATCGCTCATTATTTTATTCGACAAAAGCAACGTTCTTTAAAAGGAATCATTTTAAATTTGCTCATTCCGCTCTTAGGTGCTCTGTTTTGTTTGTCCTTATTGTACTCAATCGAAACGAATGCGCTTATTATTGGCGTTAGCTGGATGTTACTCGGTCTTCTTTATTTCATTCTTCGTAGGAAAAAATTTGCATCGGCTTAA
- a CDS encoding M15 family metallopeptidase has product MRQFKKSFLLIFTCLLTLGFIISYYALMNDRFSFTIDHSEGTLADNYVVQEPEVPIEEVIYAEELHPKVADKTETLIEQAADNGIDIIITDGFRSFEEQDELYQQGRSSSGNIVTNVSGGESFHNFGLAVDYALLNSDGQPIWDIEYDGNQNGESDWFEVADMAKDLGFVWGGDWNHFVDYPHLEMTFGYSIRDIQRALEQSEHQNEVTTQ; this is encoded by the coding sequence GTGCGACAATTCAAGAAATCATTCTTACTTATTTTTACTTGTCTCCTTACACTTGGTTTCATTATTTCTTATTATGCCTTAATGAACGATCGATTCTCTTTTACAATTGATCATTCGGAAGGAACATTGGCCGATAATTATGTAGTTCAGGAGCCGGAAGTACCCATTGAAGAAGTGATATACGCAGAAGAACTTCATCCAAAAGTCGCAGATAAAACCGAAACATTAATTGAACAAGCCGCTGATAATGGCATAGATATCATTATTACAGATGGATTTCGAAGTTTTGAAGAGCAAGATGAGCTTTATCAACAAGGTCGATCTTCAAGCGGAAATATCGTGACCAATGTTTCAGGAGGCGAGTCTTTCCATAATTTCGGTTTAGCTGTTGATTATGCGTTGTTAAATAGCGATGGTCAACCGATTTGGGATATCGAGTATGATGGCAATCAAAATGGCGAATCCGATTGGTTTGAAGTTGCAGATATGGCAAAAGACCTAGGATTTGTGTGGGGTGGAGATTGGAATCATTTTGTCGACTATCCTCATCTAGAAATGACGTTTGGATATTCCATTCGCGATATTCAACGTGCACTTGAACAATCAGAACATCAAAACGAAGTGACTACGCAATAA
- a CDS encoding helix-turn-helix transcriptional regulator: MTVELGRTIKYYRIKHNMTQAELADGICSIPHLSKIENSIYNANFGTAALLLERLGINIEEEYAQHTEIKQTLDSFIEAIQFADEEKAIEHYELLLDKETVIPRTNYRNTYHLYMMRYHLMNGNLNLAFKDWSIVDKNRSNLDTIEERFAELFYGIYLVEIGRLNEAKQLLLQLQNEEYAANFLFVREVAFIMSHCYTQLNEPEKAIIYAKEALYIFKQEDNYLRIAQSQMLLGINYTQLNMLEESFRVFKVLLRNTRLIGHKPLFFQATFNFGILLKKQAEYEQSHECFQQCTDYYKVGSKNYLYTRLANVDVLFSMNAETTFIRDILDEIIELSLHHAYERIELQARYFLYRLDSSDQLYHFLENELLPHFEELEDATAFIPYAQELARWYQQNGQYEKANEYLQKYITKPQKRDLSMV; this comes from the coding sequence ATGACCGTGGAACTAGGTAGAACAATAAAGTACTACCGGATTAAACATAACATGACACAAGCCGAACTTGCTGATGGTATATGTTCTATTCCACATTTAAGTAAAATCGAAAATTCAATATATAATGCCAATTTCGGGACTGCAGCACTACTTTTAGAAAGACTCGGAATTAATATTGAGGAAGAATATGCCCAGCACACGGAAATTAAACAAACGCTTGATTCATTTATTGAAGCCATTCAGTTTGCAGATGAAGAAAAAGCAATTGAACATTATGAATTGCTGTTAGATAAAGAAACGGTTATCCCAAGAACAAATTACAGAAATACGTATCACTTATATATGATGCGCTATCACCTAATGAACGGGAATTTGAATCTTGCTTTTAAGGATTGGAGCATTGTCGATAAAAATCGAAGTAACCTCGACACAATTGAAGAGCGCTTCGCCGAATTGTTCTATGGGATTTACCTTGTTGAGATTGGTCGGCTAAATGAAGCAAAGCAGCTACTTTTACAACTACAAAACGAAGAGTACGCCGCGAATTTTCTATTTGTTCGCGAAGTTGCGTTTATTATGTCTCATTGCTACACACAATTAAATGAACCAGAAAAAGCAATTATTTATGCGAAAGAAGCCCTTTATATTTTTAAGCAAGAAGATAATTACTTACGCATCGCTCAATCACAAATGCTTCTGGGCATTAATTATACCCAGCTCAATATGCTTGAAGAATCGTTTCGTGTATTTAAGGTTCTTTTACGAAACACACGCTTAATTGGTCACAAACCCTTATTTTTTCAAGCGACATTTAATTTTGGCATTCTATTAAAAAAACAAGCTGAATACGAACAAAGCCATGAATGCTTTCAGCAATGTACAGACTACTATAAAGTTGGCAGTAAAAATTACCTGTATACCCGTTTAGCGAATGTTGATGTTTTGTTCTCCATGAATGCGGAAACAACGTTTATTCGCGACATATTAGATGAGATTATCGAACTTAGTTTGCATCATGCTTATGAACGAATTGAACTTCAAGCACGCTATTTTCTCTATCGTCTTGATTCTTCAGATCAGCTGTATCACTTCCTAGAAAATGAGCTCCTTCCTCATTTTGAAGAACTGGAAGATGCAACTGCATTTATCCCCTATGCACAAGAGCTCGCTAGGTGGTATCAACAAAATGGACAATACGAGAAAGCAAATGAGTATTTACAAAAATACATTACTAAACCACAAAAACGTGACTTATCAATGGTTTAG